Genomic DNA from Salvia miltiorrhiza cultivar Shanhuang (shh) chromosome 1, IMPLAD_Smil_shh, whole genome shotgun sequence:
atttatttatttaaattatggaattataaaataataaggaccaaaaaataatttaggtacatatataatagaaactatgttaaaaagtaaatattattatatattatttacatatagatgtatatttatcaaatatatatgtatatatatagtatattgtgagatgaaaagaaaattaaaaatatttaatgtattaaactttgatattattatactaaattaattacaaggtcatgttataattgagaataaattgaaactttgtgtattttcttgtcagactataaagtcacgttataattgcgattaaattgaaaattgatgtattttctggtcaaattataaagtcatgtaataaaccagaaaattgacaaactacatatattttccggcaataacccctatcttaaattaaattaatggcTCAAATTTTAGTAATTTCAACATGAGTCAATCCAATGCAACACTTGACTTATAAGTGGGACCGAAGCATGTATGAATCAAGTATTGACTTAACCAATATTGATAAGTTACTTAAGACTTCCTGAATTACATGATACAAATAGTAAAATTTATATTCCTTCTGTTCACAATAAGTGTAATGTGGATTGATTTGTTtggtaattaataaattaatggttTGTGAGattgattttttataaatattatatctGAATGAAAGTAAAAATGTAagtatatatattactccctccgtcccaatagtagtgtcccatttttctttttgggccgttcCAATAataatgtctcattttttttttggcaatatattctttctctatacctaatatttaaataatttccaccaacctattttatctactttttacaaaCTGCTTAATCGCTGTACCCACAAGTAATGAGACACTACTAATAAgaaggagggagtataaaatagaactatataattattataaatgagtaaaaatagtaaatatactACACTTAGGAGCATTGCACTCATAAACGAGAGGACCATTAcaactaattaatttataatgaaTATTCGAACTCACCAAAATTGACAAACAATTTTCTTGAATCTGTGACCACGGCAACTGGCACAAATGATGACCCAAAAGTTCTATAGCCACCTTCAACCAATATCGATCACGATGTTGAAAACTGCGtgtttatatattttgattattgtCCAAACTAATGCACGATTTTGCCACCACAATCTTCACTAAATTGCCCAATAATTTCCCATAAAGAATGATTGACTTCTTCACATGTTTCTTGTAATCATGCTAAGAAAATAGAACATTACCActtatttttgaagaaaataatttgaataatttgaagaaaattgAACTCCTTTGAGCTATAAAAAGGTAAAGGATCGTGAAATGGGCACAGACCCGGCTCACCACTTCAATGCCGCGTCCTGTGCGCACGCTCCAGCTTCTCTTCTACGCACTGGGATCAGGAGGAAAGAGAAAAAGGCACGTGCAATGCactactcattttttttttaaaaaaaattactacttccttcgtcccactccaatagactcattttctattttaagttgtcccactccaataggctcagtcttaatatgaaaatatttagagCTTTATTAAGTAACAATaagggagtactatttagtCTTTTCATAAGGAAGTACTCTTAAAAATAAAGTGTACTCCCTTATTACTCCCTtcatctcacaaaaacatgaacatttgaTCATTTTGGGgcgtctcataaaaatatgaacatttctattttggtacACTATCCCACCAGAATCATTTTACTTTTcacaaaaaattcaaatttcgcAGATCCCAATACGTCCTAACTTCAGACGCAACATTTTTTATGACTTTTTCTTaatttagtattttatatttaaaatattacaataatatcatgatcttttaatttttttttgtaaaattaacACATAATTTCTTATCAAAATACTGACTGCATCAAAAATATCGAGGCCGTGCCAACACCGGCTTCAATGAAGCATATAGCATCAAGATATCTCAGTGcctagaaaaaaattgaagtgaTCAGTTAAATACGTTTGGCAACGAAttaaaaaagataatattattataatgtTTTAGAAACATGTTAAACTTAGTTCTCAAGTAGACACCAAGCCGTGCGAATTCCTATTTATGAACAATGAGGTctagggttcaaaccccaccaCTCCTCTTCCCCccaaagtaaaagaaaaaaagcatGTCAAACTTACAAAAGAATGAAAAGATAACTCAAAATCGTTCACCTGAAAACAGTTTAAtttccaaaaatatatatacaagtcTCTTTACCACTTTACCTCATTTACAGTAAATGATTTCTGCAAATTCAGAATGAACCTACAACAACAAAATCAAATAGGAGTATTATctaccaaaaaaattaaaaaaatcaatccaTATAATTTcatcctaattaattaattataatctgTAGCTATTCATCCATGTTCAACTCAAGACTCCTAGGCTGAGCCATAGTCCTCCTCTTCCACAAATTAATCTCCTTCTTCGGCTCCAAATCCCCGCCTCCcgccatcatcatcatcggcgcCGAGAAAGGTATCCGgcactcctcctcctcctcatcgCCGTCGCTGTACCCCCTCTCATCGTCGGAGCAATCCCCCGGCGCAATCTGCGCCGCTGTCCAATCGAAATTCGCGAACGCCTCACGGCTGCTGGCGAACCTCCTCATATGGCCCAGGCTCGGGGCTGCGCTCCCGTCGCCCGGCCCGGCCCGATCATCGGCCTGCTCAGCACACTTCCTCCCTCCCGCCAAAAACTTCTTGATCCCCGCCTTCTTCTTCGGGCCCGGGCCCTCGGCCACGGGCTTGAATTCCTTGGGCAACGAAACgggcttcttcttcttctccgaaACCCGGCCCCGGTGCTTGACCCGGCCCGTGCACGAGACCTTCGGAGAGGTGGGCTCTTGCGAGAACGTCTCGCGGCTCTTGAGCTTGCGCCGGGCCTCGGCCGGGATCATCGGGCCGGAGAAGGCCTTGTTGTGATGGGCTCTGGGCCGGCTGTGCGCGGCGGCATCGGGCCGGCTGTCGCGGCGCGGGCTGAAAGGGATGTTTTGGAATGAAATCGCCTTTGGCAGAAGCTTCAAAATCTTGTTTCTCAGCTTATGATTGTTTGCCTTCTCCATTTACACACTACTTCTCTTTTTTCTATCTcaatatgtatgtgtgtgtgtatatatatatgtgtgtgtgcaaaatatgaaaacacacacatatacatgcgggtgtgtgtgtgagtgtgtaaATATGAGCAGACGAGATAATGGAATTAGGGTTCTAAATTTGACTTGTCTGTTTAGGAGGTGTAAAAGGTAACTAACTTGGTCAAATGAGAGCAAATTTAAACAAAAAACATATATACATACGTAACATACCTACTGCAAATGGTattaaatgataaataaataattcaaatgTCCAAATCTCTGGGCTAAATATAACACCAAATCAACACTAGTTTATGCAAATTGGTAGACTTTAATCAACAAAATACGATGGCATGTGATCACATAGTAATAGTTCAGAACTTCAAATTAGACTCTCTGAATTTTGTATAGTTAATTTCTTTGTGATTGTGTTTATATATTTGAAAGAGTAAAAAAATACTTTAGGTTTATTCGACATTAGAGTAGATGTAGAAAAATTCTTGATAACGGctgtatttttaaaatttttgaattCGAGATTTttaaaagataattaaaaaaaattgcataaaaattactccctccgtcccaataaaagtggccacatttcctttttggatgtcccattaaaagtggctactttctaaaaatggcaaaagtttactttaattaagtcaacaattactcactaatttggtcaacaattgtaggccactttctaaaaattactcactaattttggtgggtcacactcaattaaaacataacaatccccttcttaatctccgtgcaaaaaaaaaagtggccagttttattgggacggagggagtaataatttaattattttataaaaaataaaataaataaaaaagtaaatgCTCGGTGGGAGCTCAAGTCCCCTCAATGTGTCCGCCGTTGTTTGCCATATTTATGAAAGTGGGTCCAATGTTTTAAATAAggaaaattaaatttgattttttcaaCGTGatggaaataaaaatatttggatGTGGCCCTTTTGCAGTTTGGGTGATTTAATCTTATCTTCTGTGATTATTGGGAAAACAAAGTCATACTAGACGGCAAGGGGTTGGGATTTACACGTGGATCGATAGTTTAATTTGAGATATTTGATATTTATCCTTAATAATCTCCAAATGTTGAACATTGGAAATTTGACTTTTATAACACGATTATTATAGAGTGCCGTCCAATAGTATATATTAATTGTGAGTATAAGTAATGATTAACTTAATCACTTGCGCGAATATGGAATTTGGAATGATATTGTTTTTTAAAATGGTAGTAATTAATTAGGAGTGCAAATTTTTTGAATGATGCATAATGTCTTACTTTCTCAGCATGCTTGCTGCAGTAATTAAGTGTGTTAGATTATGATTAATTCAATGAATGATAGAAAATGGAGCAAGACAAGAAATTCTTTTGAATTTGCATGTGCTTCCTAGGATgtaacatttatttatttatttatcatatttTTGTGATATTGTTTGGATGCTATAATAATTGTAGTTTTGTAATAAAATAATGAGGGCATGCATGAATATTGTGGTGTATACTTTATTGGACTCACCCTTAAATTTAGGAATATATTAATACAGATATAAATATAGGGTTGAAttatgataataaaaaaaaatctattaataaAAACAGTgacttatattttttatatgattatttttggAAAGAGATCTTAAAACCTCAAATTGGTGCAGGGTAAAAGTAGGAAACGCCCTCTATTTTAAATTAGTTAtagttatttagttatttattagtaatatatatatatatatatatatatctatactatattaaaacagcagttttcaattagaaattgatttcaaatcaatttgaaattgatttgaatggcaattttgataatacttttaatatgaaggttaaaaaaaattattaacaccACTAACTCATTTCACACGTTCAcactaattcaacaaaatatattaattacttagaaaacactattcatcaactttaatttataaaaaaatattcaatatgg
This window encodes:
- the LOC130994314 gene encoding uncharacterized protein At1g76070-like, with the protein product MEKANNHKLRNKILKLLPKAISFQNIPFSPRRDSRPDAAAHSRPRAHHNKAFSGPMIPAEARRKLKSRETFSQEPTSPKVSCTGRVKHRGRVSEKKKKPVSLPKEFKPVAEGPGPKKKAGIKKFLAGGRKCAEQADDRAGPGDGSAAPSLGHMRRFASSREAFANFDWTAAQIAPGDCSDDERGYSDGDEEEEECRIPFSAPMMMMAGGGDLEPKKEINLWKRRTMAQPRSLELNMDE